The sequence below is a genomic window from Tachysurus vachellii isolate PV-2020 chromosome 2, HZAU_Pvac_v1, whole genome shotgun sequence.
cgggaatcgaacccccaaccctggaggtgtgaggcgaacatgttaaccactaagccaccgtgcccccatacaCTGATTATCCCTCATGTTAATTCACACTCgaaataaataacagatgtTCTAGAGTCAAACTGTGACAGGACCTCCTTGTTTTATCTCACACTGCATCCCGAAGGAACAGCTTCTCCTGACATCCCAGTTATCCTGACTCCTCCTGCTCTCTGGACCTGcttgatccatcctgatgccctaattctgatttgcatttgatttgtattttgttGGCTCTCTGAATTTGCAAGGACAGTCTGGAGTTACATGCACTAGAATAGTGGCACTAAGAAAAAATGTAGATGACTTTGAACTGCAATTGGTACATTTTGCACTCAGGTCTCCAACATGGAACTTCAACAAGACTGACTTTACATTAAActtagaatgaatttcctggttacactAGAAATaatttttgaccatatagtacacacTCTCAGAAGGGAAATAATTTTTAATCATATTCTCAGATGCCACTCAGATGAAGATACACTCCCTTTTGAGTCTcttattccacacacacatatatgtatatattctcctcaccatttacattttacagcatttggcagacacccttatccagagaaactttttaattttaatctcattttatacaaggGCTTTGCACAGGGGCCTAGCactggcaacttggtggacctaggattcatACTTGCAACCTACCAATCTACTGACCAACACCTAAACCACTGTGCTACAGTACCACATCCCTCACCAACAGTGCCTCTGGCTTGTCATTAGGAATAatgttacatttaaattgtatagtTTACACCCAGatatatagatttatagattGTAAagccactctgtgtgtgtcaatgtcCATTGCCAAGCATTGTTatctaaataaaattgaattcatTCCTACCCAGAATTAAGAATATGAAAAAAAGCACAGTCGAGTTTGCAGGTTCGTTGATGTCTCATACAAAGGAAACATCCATATTTGTGCACATGGTCTACTGCAACCTTTCTCATTTCATCTGCCATTCTTCTTACACTTCCATCAGGGCACCTATGGCACATCTAAGGCATCTTTTAGGATTCTGATGAGATGCTCCTTTAGTTCACTTGTGAAGAAGATGCATTCATGTGATATTTTGTCTAagcatttaatttttcattcattcaacattGAATGAAATGCATTTCGGTAGTCTTTTTATgttgcttgagtgtgtgtgtgtttgtgtgtgtgtggcagaacATTATTAGTTGTGTCTTCCAACCTTCTGTCATGTGGCCAAAGAATCAAGAccgacagagacacagagagtcacatacagagagagagagagagagagagaaagagagagagagagagagatttctctCCGGGGCAAAGTGTAcgcaatcattcattcattcctctaGCCCAACATATGCCAGAATATGCcagactttatttacatttaaatgctaATTACAACATGCTAATTCCACACATATCTGAAATTACATTTATCTTCTCCCATAATCATGCATGTTTGTGGAAGccaaaatgaaatgcaaatgaaaCGTCTGTTTGAACCTTTCGTTTTTTCCCTCTTCTACTGAATCATTAATAAGACTCCTTACAGTACATTCAATATCGTACATTTTCCAATCCTCACGCTAGAGCTTGGCCAAAAATAAAGCACCTGTACTGTCCTGATTGTTTTTTCACTGTCAGTGATGTACTGTAGACCTGCCAGTCAAACTGTCTGGAACAGTCTGCTATGCGGTTTTAATATGATGGAGTGTAAtgaattacacacatttttcagtACTGTAACCTATGAACATTGTTATAATGAGAAAAGATATCACTCAAAATATGATGTAACTCTGCTGTGAACCTGATGCTTCTCAAAAGCAGACTCTCAAGTAATAGCGGGAGACTGTGTCAGATGTTATAAGAAAATTATGTTGTGAGTGATGCAGTGGGAGGAAACAACTCAGTGTGCTGTTTGTTCCAGTGAGAGTCCCCACTGAAAGGGGACAAAACTTCATTCAATTTTCATAAAGCTGCTATTTTAGTCCTTTATGTTCTTTCATCATGAATGAGGACTCAAACTGCAGCAGTGATGGAGCATAAGTGAAGAAACAAAGGCTCGCACTCTGGATATGAACAGCAGGGagtattatttctttcttttcttaatcTTTTGCCTGCTTGAGAGAATGTGCAGGCCAACAGGAAGGCAGAGTTAGACAAGCAGGAAACCAgcagtgaagaagaagaacctcttatttgtcacatacctGTATACATAACAGAGAAATGCTTATCAGGCGGGATTGGAGTGTAGGGTCAGCCATAATACTGAACTCAtagagcagaaagggttaaggacCAAAAGTTTCAGCTTAGcaatgctgggatttgaacccccaaccttccAATTTAACAATTAGACAGAATACAATGGATTAGAAGTTCATGGTCTGCGCTCTGGCTGGCCAATACCCAGTCCAGTATCAGTTGGTATGCTGTGAAGATATGTCTGGAAATTAAAAGTGGACCAACTCGTGTTTCTCCTCACTGCTATAACATTAGCTGAGGTTTCTAGAAAACAGAATGAGCACAGTGTCAGAAACATCAAGACAGGTGGTTGTAGCTGAATGTCCCATGGGAAAAGAGGACAGAGAAGGCCAGTGAGCAGGAAAGAGCAAAATATACAGACTTGGATCTTGAGTGTCGAAGGGCTTAGTGGCCAAGCCATTGTTTGATGTTGACGAATTACATCACTGAAAACTGTGGGTTGCACCCAATACCCACAGGATTACAACTCCCATCAACTAGGTGAAGCCACATGATCATGACAATTGAGTCACGTGACTGTTTGCACCTGattcatgtttatgtttaatgaGCACTAGTGTTTATGTCACATTTTGTTTAGCACTCATTTTATCTTTTGTAGTCATGTTGTATTCCATCTAGGAGAAGTTGTGATCATCTTCTTGTCCCATGTATCACATTTTGATACATCAATGTCCGtatcttttgtgtttgtgcgtttTAAAAGTAAGTAAACTGAATCTGCACTTGCATTCTAAAACAAATGTGctgcattttaaacttttttattttagatattaacctctttatttattttttttcttactgtatgaatgttttatgttatattttagTGAGCCGTTCTAATCCTTCTCATCTACGTCCACAGGGATGATACGTAGGTGACGCAGATTATGGAGTCGTGACAAAAAGAGCTGCTCTTGGATCTGTGACGTGTGAATGATTGCGAACATGGAAGGGATTCGAAAAGACTTGAAAGCAGAAAGATGGTGCTTCAGGGAGTGAGACTGAGCAGcttattttcctttcttcacTTCACGTAGCCCCTAGACAGCTGTGAGACCTTTAAAAAAGTTGTAGGACAGAAATGATCTCTTCACTGTATAGTAAATCCTGAGAGACCAACATGATCTTATTTTGCTGCAGAAAGTTTTGACACTGTAAGAGGTTTTATTCAGAAATACAGTCTAGAGCTAATTCGATTCCATGAAAGAAAACCTGTACACGGTTTAAACGCTAAGCTGACCAGTCACTCATCTGCTATGCTTACAGTACATCTctctttattcatttcaatCCATCAAAAACATACTCCATGATATAAGCAATGTCTTTGAGTAAGATGTGTCTCCTCTGATCACCTCCGTGGGGAAAAAACCTTTATAGCCTTTAAAGGAATGATACTATTAATGAATCAGTAGTGCTTTTAACACCCTCAAGATTTCCGATAGTGGCATTGGAcagaaaatgaaacaatttaAGACCCACGACCCATAATAcctctgtgttgttgttgttttttttcattaaaattttatttaaatcatgatGTTATTTTGAAATGAGCTGCTCTCACCTTCCACCAGTCCTCGTTTGAGTCGTCGATTACCTGAACACGGTCACCGGGCCTTAAGACAAACACAGAGGGAAAGGAGGAGCAAAACAAATCAACGAAATGATACACTACATCATCTGTTAAACATCACAGCAAAGGtttaataaaacctttaatAAAACCTCCAAACTGATCAGCCATGACATTAAATCCACTGACAGATCATGAGATTAACCTGCACATTGGTATCTGTCCAGAGGCAGAATATATTCACCTCTCCAGACAGACTAGCCTTCAAACATCAGTGAGCTTTAGGATGTCCATGACCACGATACTGGTTGTTCTTCCTAGTACTTCTTTGGTTAGGTACTATCCACTGAACATCCCAAAAAACCTCTTGATCTGGAGATGTTCTGACCCAGTTGTCTACCCAGCACAATTCAGCCCATGTCAAAGACACTCAGATCCTTTCGCAcgccatttttcctgcttcccaCACATCGACTACAATAACTGACTGTTCacatgctgcctaatatattccACCCCATGACACATGCCAAAGTAACACTCCTAATTATCAACGTTATTCACCCGATGACACATGCCACAGTAACAATGTTGATAATAACCATTATTCACTTGTCTGTGGTTTTATTGTTATGGCTGATCTACATGTATTTGTATATAAGTCTCTCTTCCAACCTCAGAGTAAAAATGCAGAAGATCACTTTTTATCTCCTCATCAAAATTTTATACTGCAGTGAGACCTgataatgattgtgtgtgtgtgtgtgtgtgtgtgtgtgtgtgtgtaacaaaggGTGAAAAACTAAATACAcaaggacagacacacacacaaacacacacacagtgttacttaCTGAAGCTCAAGGTCGTTTTTCTCCTGAGGCAGGAACTTGTACAACACCACATAGGTGTGAATGGCGTGAAGCTCAATACGCCTGGGTGGctggaaacacacatacacacacacagcttgagTCAGATGTAAAGTGCACCCTACAACACTACTGTAAGCGTGTAATTTCCTTGTAGCTGAATAAACAACACTCCCTACAGCTCGACGACAAATCTCTGTGTTCCGCCGTTGATGGTCAGCAACATGAGTTACACTGTCTTTGAGGTGTCTCAGATGCTCAGATATTTTCAAGCATGTTTGCACCTTTATGACGAGCAACTCAGACTCATCTCCTCTCACGTGCAGCAGATCCCTGAATCTGGTTAATCATGACCAGTCCCAAAATCACACCAGAAACAGCCATCATGTGCAGATTTGTGAGAAGGCAGCATCTTTCCTGGTAATTAATaccattaatatttattttgactgtacaaatgtattattttagtgAGCTGTGTAGACATTAGGACTGTGGTGGCAGACATGGACTGATATTTATGAATACCTGGCAACCCAGTCAAACAGAACTTGCCAGAAGACGTGCTggtgtttataaaatattttgataaACCTGAACAATGTGTGAATTCACCCATAGATATGTGTTCTAATGAGCTGATCaacatgttcattttaataGAAGTGTCTCAGGTTTATTTACAATTTGTCCTATTGTGTTAATGGCCTTCAATTTCACACCAGTGTTTTTCCAGACTGAAATTCATGCAAGAAATCTCTCACCTGTACACTGAGCTTGTCATCCAATTCACTCTTCTCGCTCTCGGCCAGAGACACcactacagagagagaaagagagagagagagagagagagagattgacatGAAATAGAAAAATGACAGACAGTGTGTTAAATTGGTTGAGTGTGTTAaagaagtttgtgtgtgagtggatcACATTAGAGTCACAAGAACATGTTCACACTGATTTTAACCCCGGGGTCATTGTTGCTCCTCTACCCCGCTTTTAGCTCCGGTTGGGAGAAACGTTTTACACTTGTATTTTGTGGCTTTTTACCCCAGGGTCACAAAACCGTTCTCTGAGGCAAGAATAGAACGCTTCACAGTGTTGACGCCGCATTGTACAACGTGTTCTGTTTGGCTCGATGCTCAGCAACagacagccaatcagatgcTGAAGAACCTGtgctatatatacatatcataTACAGTGACGGAAAAGGCATCGTTTGTAGCGAAGAATAGACAGCTTTATTTTTAGAGCTATGCTCAAGAGAGTCTGCTCAGGACAAACTGGAAGGCAGTCAGAAATAACCGAATATATAAGGAACTCACTGAAAGATTTGCAGAAGCTCGGTGAAAAATAACGATGCCTGTTTGGGACTGCAGGACTTcagacctggtcttttttcctcaatttttCTTAATAATTCAGACAAGCATCAACAACGTACAGGCTGAAACGtcacattattttaattataaaatcaaAATCCCGGGCTAAagtgtgagcagtgtgaaacctgaAAGGAGATAACCCAGGATTCCTTTTACTCGGGTGTATAGAGAGACTCAGGACTTCAAGTTACTTCAAGTGTGAGTCCTTTTGGTCGTCTTACCTTCTGATTCAGCACCACACTCTTCTTCAGCAACAGATTCACTGTCCAACTTCTCCTGTCCTTCTTCACTCTAGagcagggagacagacagaatcGCACTCATTACAGTACAGGATGCTTCATCTAggtccaaacaaacaaataaaatcctcGAAATATTTCCATGTTTCTGTTACATTTAAAGTATGCGATCACGTCATGAAGGATAATCTCACCTGTTGACACGGCGACTCTGAGATGCTGTTGCAAGTCGATCGGCTCATTTGTGCGAGAGACGTTCCATATCGTAGGGCTTCATACACGGGGTCCACTGTGCCTTGTCCctgttctacacacacacacacagacagaggaatATTGCTATACACAAGAGATCTGCGTACGCATGAAGAAGAGCCATGTCAGCAGACGAAAATCTCTCACCTTGAGTGGGCAGGGCTTCCTTAACGACTGTAAACAGCTCGTTAGTGAGCAGTGGAGAACTGAAGTTCCGCTTGAATGCCCCTGACTGACATGAGAATACAGGACAGAGAGGAGTATCGAGGGATGAGAAGTGACGACATGAAAATTGAATAAAACATCTTTTGGAGTGCATGTGTTTTTATCTCAATGTACACTTTCAGGTAGCTATAGCAGAACACAAGaatatgatataaataaaatactttcatggttcacattaaaaaaagaccaCACTGGCCAGTAATGAAATGTATATACTTGGAATTCACAGCTTATCATTCAACATGGACATGTTTTCCTAGCTGGAATGTCAAGCTGGAGCAAAATGGgacatgaccaaaaaaaaaaaaagatgaaattaatgaaataaacctCTGGTGAGAAGCAACAGCAGTGTACACTCATCtagaaacactcacacactcacacactggatTATCAGCCCATGCACATGCTTACTCAGCAGCTCTTATAAACAGTGTGAAACAGTGATTTGGTGtgatcaagagagagagagagagggagaagaaaaaaaagtccaaacatCAATAACTAATAATGGAATGTAGCTGTAGAGCTCAGTGTCTCttgtttaaaatacataaaatccaTGACGGACAgaggttaaataaaaacacacccacacaaaaaaaagctgagAAACTGTGTATAACTGCTGAAGGAGGCAGAAAAAAGTGTATGAAAAAGcaggagagagatagaaagagaggaCAGGGTGAGGGAGTTGTTTCTAGCAGGTTTTACTCAGCCCCTTGTTACAGTCCTTAAAcagcatgaaaaataaaagaatcacGCTCGATTTGACAGAAAAGCAGTATTAATGTTAAGAATTCTCAATTCAAAACATAGCACGATGCTGTCGAGTGCTGGATACTGTTTCATAAGCAGGTGTCGATTAATTtgctgtaacagcagctctcaTGGAACTGCTGCAATCACAGGACCCGCTGGATTGTTTACAGCCCTGTACGACCCTGCAGACGGGTGTTGTTTAACTACGTGCAGTGGGAATCTGAGCCTAATACCAAACGAATCAAAAGAATCAATTtcaatcttcttttttttctctcttatttctCTTAATGCAGAAATGACCAGTCATAAAATCACACCATAAACAGCCGTCACATGCAGATTTGTGAGAAAGCAACATCAGTCCAGGTAATTAGTCGTGTACTGTGGGTTCAAAAGCCATGTAGTATGTACAATTAATATTTCTCTCGTCTTTTATTCTGACTTCAGTTATTATTTCACGCTTCATTGAGCTGTATAGAGATTAGGACTTTGTTTTGCAGATGTTTACCAGATATGTACCAATTTTTATGGGTATCTGGCAACCCAGTCGAACAGAACTCATAAAATGTACCGGTGAATCAAAAGAATcgatttcatttcaattcaggGCACATTGCACTGTTTAACCTTTAAGAAAAGACGCTGTTCAAAAAGATTTGGTTACaaaaaaaacgaacaaacaCTGACCATGAACTCTaattttgtgtagtttgtgacATGGGTATGCCAAGATGTCTGCGTATTTAAACCATTTCTATGCAATTTCTTCTCGTTACTGatgctgctgcagctgctgcagTTGTGTGATGTCAATTTTATGCATGTCTCTTCCACGACTAATTGCCTCCTTgggaataaacacatttatttaatttaatacaattGGACATGTTAATTTATGAATGTGGGCCATCTGTGAATTACAAGCGATAGTGGAGACACTCTGTGCTGATAATGAGACAAGGAgagaaaggacagagagagagagagagagagagagagagagagagagagagagagagagagagagagagagagagagagagagagagatggtggggGGATGGAAGAAGTGCTCGGGGTGATAAACTGAGTCTCATTATCAGTCGTCCAACCTGAACCTGTCTGTCATtctccaacacaaacacattttcaataattttattccttttcttttcaattGCTGCCACTCTTGCTCAGATTTTGCTAAACCGATTAAATACTTTTAACATAACCACTAGAAACGAAATGACATCAGCCATTTCCTCTTGGTAGCATTAGTCTTGTgttatcaggaaaaaaaatcagtattttGAATCAAAGCAAACTGAACTGAACCCGTTGCTCTGGTGCTGTTCAGCCCTGAGCTAATCTGTTCTGGCCTTGagctcagaaacacacaaatatcaCAGTcacaaataaaaatccaaagtatttgtgaatttgttctctgcggcAAACCCATGTCTAACTGTGTCTACCAAATATTCAGGTCATTTCAGCCTACATTGCTGATAAATTCTGGATACTGATTGGAGGTGGTGTTTTCTGTCAGTAGTAACATCATCTTTATGGCATATCCAGCAACATCTGGGAACTGAAAATGTACTTGTACTTGAATGCAGATGTTACAGTGTTTTCAGTCTGATTTTCTTTGTTAGACAGATAGTTTAACAATTTAGCAGTTTTCCTTCACTGACTCCTAAAATGTCGGATAAATCTTCGAggacactcactgactcacatgCTGGTTATTGCAGCATCtgttcaaattgttttttttttaaaaacgaaTAAAACACCAGTGCAGTCAAGAATAGCAGTGTGATTTGGAATAGGAACGGTGTTATTAATCTGCTATTTTTGGAGAGGGTGGATTATCAACGTAAGAGACATGGAAAATAGAGTCTTTAATgcatgactgagtgtgtgtgtttgtgtgtgtgtgtgtgtgtgtgtgtgtgtgtgtgtgtgtgtgtgtgtgcgcggagTAAACCACTTTGGAGGATGATTCACTGTCAGCGTACAGCAGAGAAGATGCTGATAaggtcagagagaaagagaaaaagagtgagaaagagagagagagagagagagagagagagagagagagagagagagagagagagagagagagagagagagagagagcgagcgttTGTATGGGAATGAAGGAAGTTCCCATAAGGAGGATATATTAAATATTCCAGGCAGGAATACAGAGTCTCATGCTTGTTTTGCACTAGAAATCAATATTTcacacacttttaacaatgaactaGCACTAGATGcttcaagatgttttttttttttttttttaagaaatatttaatatattgagTAAAAATATTTAGTTTCATGGTCCATGAGGCTAAGTAGTTTGGGGTAAATGTGATGgttaataagagagagagagagagagagagagagagagagagagagagagagagagagagagagagagagacttacctTTCCATTGCAAACCTGCTGTGAAAGTTCAGAAGAGCACCACAGATGGGCTGCTAGTTTGCACGTCTTGCAGCGCAGACCCTGCTTTGAGTTCcctaaaaaaagagagagagagagagagagagagataatgtggGGTTTAcatctatttttatgtttaagattttaagtgaaataaaaatattaaaaaccagTGATTCCAAACAAGGAATTGAATATCCTGAAGATAAAAAgcaggaggatgatgatgataatgatgatgatgatgtcacagtAAAAGAACAAAGTGACAGAGCTACACATACCTTCAGCTCTGGGTTGGTTATATTAGAACATGTACAGCTGAGCTGACcagattaattataatattaatatacaaattaatttttatgaACTTTAGAACAATTTAACTGTTCTTTGGAGCTATTCATGATTCACAACACCTGGATAAATTCATTTATACACCTCTCCTGACTGATACCTTTCAACAAGAGAAATGCACAGTCGGGATAAagtctggtgattgacttggtCAAACATAAAGACTTTACATTTTCTACTCTGATGAAGTCCTTTGTTGAGTTTTGAGATCATCgtcttgctgcatgatgaagttcctcccaattagattggatgcattttctctgtaaattggcaAACAGAATGTTTCTTTTcacttctgaattcattctgctgctgcCACCATCATCAATAAAGTGCCATCGTCACTAAAAAACAGTGAGAATGTAGCCATTCAAGCCCAAGTCATGACACAAACTCCACCGTGCTTTGGATCTTAAGCGGACCCATTCTTTCACCACACATTGGGCTTCCCATTACTTTGCTAGAGGTTTGTCCTCGATCCAGGACTTTTGTATTACGTTGCATATTCCATTCTGTACTGATTCTTACTGCTCAAGAGAGGTTTGTATCTTTTGGTATACTTCTGCTCTGAAAGTCTTCTTCGAATGGTAAATTGTGAGACATTCACCCCTGACTTGTGCAGGTTGTTTGTTAAGTCACTGACTGCATTTTTGGGGTTTTCCTTCACAGCTCTCACAATGTTTCAGTCAACAACAACTGCTGTTGTCTTTCTTGGCCGACCTATTTGATGTAGGCTAGTGTAATGATTCTCGCTAAATAGTTAGCTTTTCTCTTGTAAACAGCTTTCTGATATTTGTACTGATTTGTCATTTGTAACAAAAAAATGCAGTCTTCAAACTTCAGCGATCAAACCAACAGTATTCATTCAAAGCTATTGACTTTATAAATAATCTAACTAAATTCCTGTTAAATTAACAGGACACACCTGAGCAACGAGAAATTCCTGTCAGTCACATATTCACTTTTAAACTTCACGGTTAATGACTAACTGCTGGATAATCTGTAAACACTCCAAAAAATTAACATGGATACCTGTTATGATTTGCTTGCACTGCTGGCAGACAGTGGGTCGACGAAACATATATTCCAAGAAGCAGTGTGTTCTCTGTGGGCGTGGCTGAACAGGGGGAGGGGTGTTGGAGTTAATTGACAGGGATGGGCTAGATGAAGGTGAACgtgaagagagagacaggttcgGACTGATGGATGGGGACCTCTCAAGGGTTAAAGGGCAATCACAAAAGGGAGACTCGATGATGGAGGGTGGGGCCTCTGTAGCGATTATACTGTCAGGGGGCAGGGCTTCAAAGTTTGACCGCTGGAAGAAGTTCTCAACGCTTTTGCTGCGCATCATTGACTTGAGAGATAGTGAGCGCTTCAGTTTCTGGAGCtggtgaaaaaagagagagagcgaaagagagagagagagagagagagagagagagagagagagagagagagaacaaagacTTTGATTTTGACTTTTGTTAATTTGATACAAACAACTTACTATAAGATAGTTTATCAATAGAAAACCCTTTCAGATATTTAGCCTAAACCCCTTGTTATCAGGCACATATCAAGATTATCACCTGAAAATTCAAATTCACATCGTTTAGAAAAACTATATTAATCATAATCCTAGAGTTAATCTCTTCTTTATAAAACCCATCACCGTTAAGACTGGACAGACTTctacttttttttgctttgtacaCCATATTGCTAACTTTGCAGTTTGTATCCCACCTTAAAAACCAATTCCTCAGCTGGTAGCCAAAATGATTCCCTCTTCAGATACATCTTAAAGAATCCCTCATCTGTCAACTCAAACCTAATGCTTGTTGACTACTGCAGCTCTGTCAAGATCAGCAGGTTAAAAATCAAACACTCTTCAAATCACCACCAGTTGGGTCTCTCCCATTCCCTTGAGAAGGACAGGATCTGCTACACTGCTTGCAGAAACCTTGATGAACAGTTGTGGTTCCTTGGGCACATGCCACATCTAAGTACTGGTGATGTTGGTAGTAAATAAAAGCAGTGCTGTACTGctgataaaaaaatgtaaagaaatttcTTGATGGATCCAGAACCATACATTTATGAGAAAGCATTGAAGCAATAAGACCTATCCGATCAGGACTCTTCCCCTATTTGATATCTTTGGTAGCaaatatttccatttattcaACTTAGCATGAATATTCTCTATTAAATTCTCAATTCTCAATTAATTCTCAGTTTTGCTAACTTAGTCTAGCTTAAGAGGCCCTCTTGTAGACCCTCAGAGCATTTCTCATAAATTTAACATACTGTTTTTTTGCCATACCATGAAGAGCGATATTATCTGCACAAGCCAAAAGCTTATTAAAGGTTACAGTTTTATATTCTCATTTATACAAGGGTTCTATTGCCAAACTGTGAAATTGAACAGACATTGGACAACCTCGTCCGATCCCTGAATTTCAATACTTAACCCTTCACTGACTTCATCATACAAGCAAAAATTTGACCCGTGATAAAAAATAGTC
It includes:
- the LOC132860100 gene encoding SH3 and cysteine-rich domain-containing protein 2-like isoform X2, translated to MMTENGEKENGDHRDLQRSPGSGTIRPESKLQKLKRSLSLKSMMRSKSVENFFQRSNFEALPPDSIIATEAPPSIIESPFCDCPLTLERSPSISPNLSLSSRSPSSSPSLSINSNTPPPVQPRPQRTHCFLEYMFRRPTVCQQCKQIITGNSKQGLRCKTCKLAAHLWCSSELSQQVCNGKSGAFKRNFSSPLLTNELFTVVKEALPTQEQGQGTVDPVYEALRYGTSLAQMSRSTCNSISESPCQQSEEGQEKLDSESVAEEECGAESEVVSLAESEKSELDDKLSVQPPRRIELHAIHTYVVLYKFLPQEKNDLELQPGDRVQVIDDSNEDWWKGKSRDRVGFFPANFVQRVRPGEQVWKVTQGFHGNREKGQMTVKELQICIGKAEETDGFLKLTSGKKRGLVPSSCVVEI
- the LOC132860100 gene encoding SH3 and cysteine-rich domain-containing protein 2-like isoform X1; translation: MMTENGEKENGDHRDLQRSPGSGTIRPESKLQKLKRSLSLKSMMRSKSVENFFQRSNFEALPPDSIIATEAPPSIIESPFCDCPLTLERSPSISPNLSLSSRSPSSSPSLSINSNTPPPVQPRPQRTHCFLEYMFRRPTVCQQCKQIITGNSKQGLRCKTCKLAAHLWCSSELSQQVCNGKSGAFKRNFSSPLLTNELFTVVKEALPTQEQGQGTVDPVYEALRYGTSLAQMSRSTCNSISESPCQQSEEGQEKLDSESVAEEECGAESEVVSLAESEKSELDDKLSVQPPRRIELHAIHTYVVLYKFLPQEKNDLELQPGDRVQVIDDSNEDWWKGKSRDRVGFFPANFVQRVRPGEQVWKVTQGFHGNREKGQMTVKELQICIGKAEETDGFLKLTSGTRDQWNSFGSDDAVTVCACVRGLKHYSSKQEMQQIPRVIEKKKPVGQVSHHSHDAPASLEETHHGEHELNK